In Mixta intestinalis, the following are encoded in one genomic region:
- the birA gene encoding bifunctional biotin--[acetyl-CoA-carboxylase] ligase/biotin operon repressor BirA has product MKDNSVPLKLVAILADGEFHSGEQIGEQLGMSRAAINKHVQTLKEWGLDVFTVTGKGYCLSAPIELLDEEKINPHLEQPGVSIIPVIDSTNQYLLERMNSLKTGDACVAEYQQAGRGRRGRQWFSPFGANLYLSMYWRLEQGPAAAMGLSLVIGIVIAEVLQQLGAEEVKVKWPNDLYLKDRKLAGILVEMTGKTGDAAQIVFGAGINLAMRSPDTDVVNQGWINLHEAGISINRNELVSMLVNQLRRSLKEFEREGLTPFIPRWERLDNFINRPVKLLMGDREILGIARGIDQQGGLLLEQNGVVKSWVGGEISLRPQSS; this is encoded by the coding sequence ATGAAAGATAACAGCGTACCGTTAAAGCTGGTCGCAATCCTGGCCGATGGCGAATTTCACTCTGGCGAACAAATTGGCGAGCAGCTTGGCATGAGCCGCGCCGCCATTAATAAGCATGTTCAGACATTAAAAGAATGGGGGCTGGATGTCTTTACCGTTACCGGTAAAGGCTACTGTTTGTCCGCACCAATTGAGCTACTGGACGAAGAGAAAATCAATCCGCATTTAGAACAGCCGGGCGTATCCATTATTCCTGTTATTGATTCAACCAACCAGTATCTTCTGGAGAGGATGAATTCACTTAAAACGGGTGATGCCTGCGTCGCTGAGTATCAACAGGCGGGGCGTGGGCGGCGTGGTCGCCAATGGTTCTCGCCCTTTGGCGCTAACCTTTATCTCTCCATGTATTGGCGTCTTGAACAGGGCCCAGCTGCCGCAATGGGATTAAGCTTGGTCATTGGTATCGTTATCGCTGAAGTATTACAGCAGCTCGGTGCTGAAGAGGTTAAAGTGAAATGGCCCAACGATCTCTATCTGAAAGATCGTAAACTGGCAGGTATCCTGGTAGAGATGACAGGAAAAACAGGTGATGCTGCGCAAATCGTGTTTGGTGCTGGGATCAATTTAGCTATGCGCTCTCCCGATACCGACGTGGTTAATCAGGGCTGGATCAACCTGCATGAAGCAGGAATCAGTATCAACCGTAATGAATTGGTTAGCATGTTGGTTAATCAACTGCGTCGCAGTCTGAAAGAGTTTGAACGTGAAGGGCTGACCCCATTTATACCGCGCTGGGAGCGCTTAGATAACTTTATTAACCGCCCGGTAAAGTTGTTAATGGGCGATCGTGAAATTCTGGGGATAGCGCGAGGCATCGATCAACAGGGCGGATTACTACTGGAACAGAATGGCGTCGTTAAATCCTGGGTTGGCGGTGAAATCTCACTACGTCCGCAAAGCTCATAA
- the rplK gene encoding 50S ribosomal protein L11: MAKKVQAYVKLQVAAGMANPSPPVGPALGQQGVNIMEFCKAFNAKTDSLEKGLPIPVVITVYSDRSFTFVTKTPPAAVLLKKAAGIKSGSGKPNKDKVGKVTRAQVREIAETKAADMTGADVEAMTRSIEGTARSMGLVVED; the protein is encoded by the coding sequence ATGGCTAAGAAAGTACAAGCCTATGTCAAGCTGCAGGTTGCAGCCGGTATGGCTAACCCGAGTCCGCCAGTAGGTCCGGCTCTGGGCCAGCAGGGCGTTAACATCATGGAATTCTGTAAAGCGTTTAACGCAAAAACAGACAGCCTGGAAAAAGGTCTGCCGATTCCTGTTGTTATCACCGTTTATTCTGACCGTTCTTTCACCTTCGTTACCAAAACGCCTCCGGCAGCTGTTCTGCTGAAAAAAGCGGCGGGTATCAAGTCTGGTTCCGGCAAGCCGAACAAAGACAAAGTGGGTAAAGTAACCCGTGCTCAGGTACGTGAAATCGCAGAAACCAAAGCTGCGGACATGACTGGTGCTGACGTAGAAGCGATGACTCGCTCTATCGAAGGTACTGCTCGTTCCATGGGCCTGGTAGTGGAGGATTAA
- the coaA gene encoding type I pantothenate kinase, translating into MSNKESSFTTPYLTFSRQQWAALRDSVPMTLTEDEIARLKGINEDLSLEEVAEIYLPLSRLLNFYINSNLRRQAVLEQFLGTDGQKIPYIISIAGSVAVGKSTTARVLQALLSRWPEHRRVELITTDGFLHPNAILKERNLMKKKGFPQSYDMHRLVNFVADLKSGASEVTAPVYSHLIYDVIPDGDKVVQQPDILILEGLNVLQSGMDYPHDPHHVFVSDFVDFSIYVDAPEDLLQDWYINRFLKFRKGAFTDPDSYFHHYAQLSEEEAINTATQLWREINWRNLKENILPTRERASLILSKSANHAVEKVKLRK; encoded by the coding sequence ATGAGTAATAAAGAGTCCTCGTTTACTACCCCGTACCTGACATTCAGCCGCCAACAATGGGCTGCGCTACGTGATTCTGTTCCTATGACATTAACAGAGGACGAAATTGCGCGCCTTAAAGGCATTAATGAAGATCTTTCGCTGGAAGAAGTTGCTGAAATTTATTTACCCCTGTCTCGTCTGCTAAATTTTTATATCAATTCTAATTTACGACGCCAGGCGGTCCTTGAGCAGTTTCTGGGCACGGATGGGCAAAAGATCCCTTATATCATCAGCATTGCAGGAAGCGTTGCTGTTGGTAAAAGCACAACGGCGCGCGTGTTACAAGCCCTGCTAAGTCGCTGGCCTGAACATCGCCGGGTTGAATTAATCACTACCGACGGGTTTCTTCATCCCAACGCGATTTTAAAAGAACGCAATCTGATGAAGAAAAAGGGGTTCCCGCAGTCTTATGACATGCACCGGCTGGTCAATTTCGTTGCTGATTTGAAATCAGGGGCTTCTGAAGTGACCGCCCCGGTTTATTCGCATCTGATTTACGATGTTATTCCGGACGGTGACAAAGTGGTTCAGCAGCCCGATATCCTTATCCTTGAGGGGTTAAACGTGCTGCAAAGCGGAATGGATTATCCACACGATCCGCATCATGTTTTTGTCTCAGACTTTGTAGATTTTTCCATTTATGTCGATGCACCGGAAGATCTGCTACAAGATTGGTATATCAACCGCTTCCTCAAGTTCCGTAAGGGCGCATTTACCGATCCTGATTCCTATTTTCATCATTATGCCCAGCTCTCAGAAGAAGAAGCGATTAATACCGCAACGCAACTATGGCGGGAGATTAACTGGCGTAACCTGAAAGAAAATATTCTGCCCACACGTGAGCGTGCCAGCCTGATTTTAAGCAAGAGCGCCAATCATGCTGTAGAGAAGGTTAAATTACGTAAGTAA
- the secE gene encoding preprotein translocase subunit SecE yields the protein MSANTEAQGSGRGLEAIKWVVVAILLIVAVVGNFYYREVTLPLRALAVVILIAAAGGIALLTTKGKATMAFAREARTEVRKVIWPTRQETLHTTLIVAAVTAVMSLILWGLDGILVRLVSFITGLRF from the coding sequence ATGAGTGCTAATACCGAAGCTCAAGGAAGCGGGCGCGGCCTGGAAGCGATAAAGTGGGTAGTCGTCGCCATTTTGCTGATCGTGGCAGTTGTGGGTAACTTCTATTATCGCGAAGTAACATTACCGCTGCGCGCATTGGCTGTTGTCATTCTGATCGCGGCGGCAGGCGGCATCGCGCTGCTGACGACGAAAGGTAAAGCAACGATGGCTTTCGCTCGCGAAGCCAGAACCGAAGTGCGCAAAGTCATTTGGCCTACGCGTCAGGAAACGCTGCATACCACGTTAATCGTAGCCGCGGTTACTGCCGTGATGTCACTGATTTTGTGGGGGCTGGATGGTATTCTGGTCCGTCTGGTATCGTTTATCACTGGCCTGAGGTTCTGA
- the nusG gene encoding transcription termination/antitermination protein NusG: MSEAPKKRWYVVQAFSGFEARVAQSLREHIKLHNMEELFGDVMVPTEEVVEIRGGQRRKSERKFFPGYVLVQMVMNDASWHLVRSVPRVMGFIGGTSDRPAPISDKEVDAIMNRLQQVGDKPRPKTLFEPGEMVRVNDGPFADFNGVVEEVDYEKSRLKVSVSIFGRATPVELDFGQVEKG, from the coding sequence ATGTCTGAAGCTCCAAAAAAGCGCTGGTACGTCGTTCAGGCGTTTTCCGGTTTTGAGGCTCGCGTAGCACAGTCGCTGCGTGAGCACATCAAATTGCACAATATGGAAGAGTTGTTTGGCGACGTGATGGTCCCTACTGAAGAAGTAGTGGAAATCCGTGGCGGCCAGCGCCGTAAAAGCGAGCGCAAATTCTTCCCCGGCTATGTGCTGGTGCAAATGGTTATGAATGATGCGAGCTGGCACCTGGTGCGCAGCGTACCGCGCGTGATGGGATTCATTGGCGGAACGTCCGATCGTCCGGCACCGATTAGCGATAAAGAAGTCGATGCGATCATGAACCGTCTACAGCAGGTCGGTGACAAACCGCGTCCGAAAACGCTGTTTGAACCGGGCGAAATGGTTCGCGTTAATGATGGTCCCTTTGCCGACTTTAACGGCGTGGTGGAAGAGGTTGATTATGAGAAGAGCCGCCTGAAGGTTTCTGTCTCTATCTTTGGCCGTGCCACACCGGTTGAACTTGATTTCGGTCAGGTTGAAAAAGGCTAA
- the rpoB gene encoding DNA-directed RNA polymerase subunit beta — translation MVYSYTEKKRIRKDFGKRPQVLDVPYLLSIQLDSFQKFIEQDPEGQYGLEAAFRSVFPIQSYSGNSELQYVSYRLGEPVFDVKECQIRGVTYSAPLRVKLRLVIYEREAPEGTVKDIKEQEVYMGEIPLMTENGTFVINGTERVIVSQLHRSPGVFFDSDKGKTHSSGKVLYNARIIPYRGSWLDFEFDPKDNLFVRIDRRRKLPASIILRALNYTTEQILDLFFEKVVFEIRDNKLQMELVPERLRGETASFDIESNGTVYVEKGRRITARHIRQLEKDGIQHIEVPVEYIAGKVVAKDYVDEGTGELIVAANMELSLDLLAKLSQSGHKRIETLFTNDLDHGPYISETLRVDPTNDRLSALVEIYRMMRPGEPPTREAAENLFENLFFSEDRYDLSAVGRMKFNRSLGRDEIEGSGILSKEDIIEVMKKLIGIRNGKGEVDDIDHLGNRRIRSVGEMAENQFRVGLVRVERAVKERLSLGDLDTLMPQDMINAKPISAAVKEFFGSSQLSQFMDQNNPLSEITHKRRISALGPGGLTRERAGFEVRDVHPTHYGRVCPIETPEGPNIGLINSLSVYAQTNEYGFLETPYRRVIDGVVSDEIHYLSAIEEGNYVIAQANAQLDENGGFVDDLVTCRSKGESSLFSRDQVDYMDVSTQQVVSVGASLIPFLEHDDANRALMGANMQRQAVPTLRADKPLVGTGMERAVAVDSGVTAVAKRGGTVQYVDASRIVIKVNEDEMYPGEAGIDIYNLTKYTRSNQNTCINQMPCVSLGEPVERGDVLADGPSTDLGELALGQNMRVAFMPWNGYNFEDSILVSERVVQEDRFTTIHIQELACVSRDTKLGPEEITADIPNVGEAALSKLDESGIVYIGAEVTGGDILVGKVTPKGETQLTPEEKLLRAIFGEKASDVKDSSLRVPNGVSGTVIDVQVFTRDGVEKDKRALEIEEMQLKQAKKDLTEELQILEAGLFARIHAVLVSGGVEAEKLDKLPRERWLELGLTDEAKQNQLEQLAEQYDELKHEFEKKLEAKRRKITQGDDLAPGVLKIVKVYLAVKRQIQPGDKMAGRHGNKGVISKINPIEDMPHDANGTPVDIVLNPLGVPSRMNIGQILETHLGMAAKGIGEKINAMLKQQQEVAKLREFIQRAYDLGADVRQRVDLNTFSDDEVLRLAENLKKGMPIATPVFDGAKESEIKELLQLGDLPTSGQITLFDGRTGEQFERPVTVGYMYMLKLNHLVDDKMHARSTGSYSLVTQQPLGGKAQFGGQRFGEMEVWALEAYGAAYTLQEMLTVKSDDVNGRTKMYKNIVDGNHQMEPGMPESFNVLLKEIRSLGINIELEDE, via the coding sequence ATGGTTTACTCCTATACCGAGAAAAAACGCATTCGTAAGGATTTTGGCAAACGTCCACAGGTTCTGGACGTACCCTATCTCCTTTCTATCCAGCTTGACTCGTTCCAGAAGTTTATCGAGCAAGATCCGGAAGGCCAATATGGTCTGGAAGCTGCATTCCGTTCCGTATTCCCAATCCAAAGCTATAGCGGTAACTCTGAGCTGCAGTACGTCAGCTACCGCTTAGGCGAACCTGTCTTTGATGTTAAAGAATGTCAGATTCGTGGCGTGACCTATTCTGCTCCGCTGCGCGTTAAGCTGCGTCTGGTGATCTACGAGCGCGAAGCGCCGGAAGGCACCGTTAAAGACATCAAAGAGCAAGAAGTTTACATGGGCGAAATTCCGCTCATGACCGAAAACGGTACCTTTGTTATCAACGGTACTGAAAGGGTTATCGTTTCTCAGCTGCACCGTAGTCCTGGCGTATTCTTTGACAGCGATAAGGGTAAAACCCACTCTTCGGGTAAAGTGCTCTATAACGCACGCATCATCCCTTACCGTGGCTCATGGCTCGACTTCGAGTTTGACCCGAAAGACAACCTGTTCGTCCGTATTGACCGCCGTCGTAAACTGCCGGCCAGTATCATTCTGCGCGCGCTGAACTATACCACTGAGCAGATTCTCGATCTGTTCTTTGAGAAAGTGGTTTTTGAAATTCGCGACAACAAGCTGCAGATGGAGCTGGTACCTGAGCGTCTGCGTGGCGAAACCGCTTCTTTCGATATCGAATCGAACGGCACGGTATACGTTGAGAAAGGCCGCCGCATTACCGCGCGCCATATCCGCCAGCTGGAAAAAGATGGCATTCAGCACATCGAAGTACCGGTGGAATATATCGCAGGCAAAGTGGTTGCTAAAGACTACGTGGATGAAGGCACCGGCGAGCTGATCGTAGCGGCTAACATGGAGCTCTCTCTGGACCTGCTGGCGAAACTGAGTCAGTCCGGACACAAGCGCATTGAAACGCTGTTTACTAACGACCTCGACCACGGTCCCTACATCTCTGAAACGCTGCGTGTCGACCCGACCAACGATCGCTTGAGCGCGCTGGTTGAGATCTACCGCATGATGCGTCCTGGCGAGCCGCCGACACGTGAAGCTGCGGAAAACCTGTTCGAGAACCTGTTCTTCTCCGAAGACCGCTACGATCTTTCTGCGGTAGGCCGCATGAAGTTCAACCGTTCTCTGGGCCGCGATGAGATCGAAGGTTCCGGTATCCTGAGCAAAGAAGACATCATCGAGGTGATGAAAAAGCTCATCGGTATCCGTAACGGTAAAGGCGAAGTGGATGATATCGACCACCTCGGCAACCGTCGTATTCGCTCCGTAGGCGAAATGGCGGAAAACCAGTTCCGTGTAGGTCTGGTGCGTGTAGAACGCGCGGTGAAAGAGCGTCTCTCTCTGGGTGACCTCGACACTCTGATGCCGCAGGACATGATCAACGCCAAACCGATCTCCGCGGCAGTGAAAGAGTTCTTTGGTTCCAGCCAGCTGTCTCAGTTTATGGACCAGAACAACCCGCTGTCTGAGATTACGCACAAACGCCGTATTTCCGCGTTAGGCCCGGGCGGTCTGACCCGTGAGCGTGCGGGCTTTGAGGTTCGAGACGTACACCCGACGCACTACGGTCGCGTATGTCCAATTGAAACGCCGGAAGGTCCGAATATCGGTCTGATCAACTCGCTTTCCGTTTATGCGCAGACCAACGAATACGGCTTCCTGGAAACGCCGTACCGTCGCGTTATTGACGGCGTGGTGAGTGATGAAATTCATTACCTCTCTGCTATCGAAGAGGGTAACTACGTTATCGCGCAGGCGAACGCCCAGCTTGATGAAAACGGCGGCTTTGTTGACGATCTGGTCACCTGCCGTAGCAAAGGCGAATCGAGCCTGTTCAGCCGCGATCAGGTTGACTACATGGACGTATCCACCCAGCAGGTGGTTTCCGTCGGGGCAAGCCTGATCCCGTTCCTGGAACACGATGATGCTAACCGCGCCCTGATGGGTGCGAACATGCAACGTCAGGCGGTTCCGACTCTGCGCGCTGATAAGCCGCTGGTTGGTACCGGTATGGAACGTGCGGTAGCGGTTGACTCCGGCGTAACTGCCGTAGCCAAACGCGGCGGTACCGTACAGTATGTTGATGCTTCCCGTATCGTTATCAAAGTTAACGAAGACGAGATGTATCCGGGCGAGGCCGGCATCGACATCTACAACCTGACAAAATATACCCGTTCTAACCAGAACACCTGCATCAACCAGATGCCGTGCGTGTCTTTGGGTGAACCGGTAGAGCGTGGCGACGTGCTGGCTGACGGTCCTTCAACCGACCTCGGTGAGCTGGCGCTGGGCCAGAACATGCGCGTAGCGTTCATGCCGTGGAACGGCTACAACTTCGAAGACTCCATCCTGGTCTCCGAGCGCGTCGTACAGGAAGATCGCTTCACAACTATCCATATTCAGGAACTGGCATGTGTGTCTCGTGACACCAAGCTGGGGCCAGAAGAGATCACCGCTGACATCCCGAACGTGGGTGAAGCTGCGCTCTCCAAACTGGATGAATCCGGCATCGTTTATATCGGTGCGGAAGTGACCGGCGGCGACATTCTGGTTGGTAAGGTAACGCCGAAAGGTGAAACCCAGCTGACGCCAGAAGAGAAACTGCTGCGCGCTATCTTCGGTGAGAAAGCGTCTGACGTAAAAGACTCTTCTCTGCGTGTACCGAACGGCGTATCCGGCACCGTTATCGACGTGCAGGTCTTTACCCGCGATGGCGTGGAAAAAGACAAGCGCGCGCTGGAAATCGAAGAGATGCAGCTGAAGCAGGCGAAGAAAGACCTGACCGAAGAACTGCAGATCCTCGAAGCTGGTCTGTTCGCACGTATCCATGCGGTGCTGGTTTCCGGCGGCGTGGAAGCGGAAAAACTGGACAAGCTGCCGCGTGAGCGCTGGCTGGAACTGGGTCTGACCGACGAAGCGAAACAGAATCAGCTGGAGCAGTTGGCTGAGCAATATGACGAGCTGAAGCACGAGTTTGAGAAAAAACTCGAAGCGAAGCGCCGCAAAATCACTCAGGGCGACGATCTGGCACCAGGCGTGCTGAAAATCGTTAAGGTGTATCTGGCCGTTAAACGTCAGATTCAGCCGGGTGACAAAATGGCAGGTCGTCACGGGAACAAGGGTGTTATCTCCAAGATCAACCCGATCGAAGATATGCCGCACGATGCTAACGGTACGCCGGTCGATATCGTGTTGAACCCGCTGGGCGTACCGTCTCGTATGAACATCGGTCAGATTCTGGAAACTCACCTGGGTATGGCTGCTAAAGGTATCGGCGAGAAGATCAACGCCATGCTGAAGCAGCAACAGGAAGTGGCGAAGCTGCGTGAGTTCATCCAGCGTGCTTACGATCTGGGCGCCGACGTTCGTCAGCGTGTCGATCTGAACACCTTCTCTGATGATGAAGTGCTGCGTCTGGCTGAAAACCTGAAAAAAGGTATGCCGATCGCTACACCGGTGTTCGATGGCGCGAAAGAAAGCGAAATCAAAGAGCTGTTACAGCTGGGCGATCTGCCGACTTCCGGTCAGATCACGCTGTTTGACGGTCGTACCGGCGAGCAGTTCGAACGCCCGGTTACCGTCGGTTACATGTACATGCTGAAACTCAACCACCTGGTTGATGACAAGATGCACGCACGTTCTACCGGCTCTTACAGCCTCGTTACTCAGCAGCCGCTGGGTGGTAAGGCACAGTTCGGTGGTCAGCGCTTCGGTGAGATGGAAGTGTGGGCGCTGGAAGCATACGGCGCAGCCTATACCCTGCAGGAAATGCTCACCGTTAAGTCTGATGACGTGAACGGTCGTACCAAGATGTATAAAAACATCGTGGACGGCAACCATCAGATGGAACCGGGCATGCCGGAATCCTTCAACGTACTGTTGAAAGAGATCCGCTCGCTGGGTATCAACATCGAGCTGGAAGACGAGTAA
- the rplA gene encoding 50S ribosomal protein L1: MAKLTKRMRVIRDKVDSTKQYDINEAVALLKELATAKFVESVDVAVNLGIDARKSDQNVRGATVLPHGTGRSVRVAVFTQGANAEAAKAAGAELVGMEDLAEQIKKGEMNFDVVIASPDAMRVVGQLGQVLGPRGLMPNPKVGTVTPNVAEAVKNAKAGQIRYRNDKNGIIHTTIGKVDFDADKLKENLEALLVALKKAKPSQAKGVYIKKVSLSTTMGAGVAIDQAGLTAVAN, translated from the coding sequence ATGGCTAAGCTGACCAAGCGCATGCGCGTGATCCGTGACAAAGTTGATTCTACTAAACAGTACGACATCAACGAAGCTGTTGCTCTGCTGAAAGAACTGGCTACCGCTAAGTTTGTAGAAAGCGTTGACGTTGCTGTTAACCTCGGCATCGACGCTCGTAAATCTGACCAGAACGTTCGTGGTGCGACTGTACTGCCGCACGGTACTGGCCGCTCTGTACGCGTTGCTGTGTTTACTCAGGGCGCGAACGCTGAAGCTGCAAAAGCAGCTGGCGCTGAGCTGGTAGGTATGGAAGATCTGGCAGAGCAGATCAAAAAAGGCGAAATGAACTTTGACGTTGTTATCGCATCCCCGGATGCTATGCGCGTTGTTGGCCAGCTGGGCCAGGTTCTGGGTCCGCGCGGCCTGATGCCGAACCCGAAAGTGGGTACGGTAACGCCGAACGTTGCTGAAGCGGTTAAAAACGCTAAAGCTGGCCAGATTCGCTACCGCAACGACAAAAACGGCATCATCCATACCACTATCGGTAAGGTTGATTTCGACGCTGACAAACTGAAAGAAAACCTGGAAGCTCTGCTGGTTGCGCTGAAAAAAGCAAAACCGTCTCAGGCGAAAGGCGTGTACATCAAGAAAGTTAGCCTGTCTACCACCATGGGCGCTGGCGTTGCCATCGACCAGGCTGGCCTGACTGCAGTGGCGAATTAA
- the rplL gene encoding 50S ribosomal protein L7/L12, with the protein MSITKDQILEAVAAMSVMEVVELVSAMEEKFGVSAAAAVAVAAGPAEAAEEKTEFDVVLKAVGANKVAVIKAVRGATGLGLKEAKDLVESAPAALKEGISKDDAEALKKSLEEAGAEVEVK; encoded by the coding sequence ATGTCTATCACTAAAGATCAAATTCTGGAAGCAGTAGCCGCTATGTCCGTAATGGAAGTAGTTGAGCTGGTTTCCGCTATGGAAGAAAAATTCGGCGTTTCTGCTGCTGCTGCTGTAGCTGTTGCTGCTGGCCCGGCTGAAGCTGCTGAAGAAAAAACCGAGTTCGACGTTGTACTGAAAGCTGTTGGCGCTAACAAAGTTGCTGTTATCAAAGCAGTACGTGGCGCAACTGGCCTGGGCCTGAAAGAAGCGAAAGATCTGGTTGAATCTGCACCGGCTGCGCTGAAAGAAGGCATCAGCAAAGACGACGCTGAAGCTCTGAAAAAATCTCTGGAAGAAGCTGGCGCTGAAGTTGAAGTTAAATAA
- the rplJ gene encoding 50S ribosomal protein L10: protein MALNLQDKQAIVAEVSEVAKGALSAVVADSRGVTVDKMTELRKAGREAGVYMRVVRNTLLRRVVEGTQFECLKDTFVGPTLIAYSMEHPGAAARLFKEFAKANAKFEVKAAAFEGELIPAAQIDRLATLPTYEEALARLMSTMKEAAAGKLVRTLAAVRDAKEAA, encoded by the coding sequence ATGGCATTAAATCTTCAAGACAAACAAGCGATTGTTGCTGAAGTCAGCGAAGTAGCCAAAGGCGCGCTGTCTGCGGTAGTTGCGGATTCTCGTGGCGTTACCGTAGATAAAATGACTGAACTGCGTAAAGCAGGTCGTGAAGCTGGCGTTTACATGCGTGTTGTTCGCAACACCCTGCTGCGCCGCGTCGTAGAAGGTACTCAGTTTGAGTGCCTGAAAGACACGTTTGTTGGTCCGACCCTGATTGCATACTCTATGGAACACCCGGGCGCTGCTGCTCGTCTGTTCAAAGAGTTCGCGAAAGCGAATGCAAAATTCGAGGTCAAAGCTGCAGCCTTTGAAGGTGAGCTGATCCCGGCGGCGCAAATTGACCGTCTGGCAACGCTGCCGACTTACGAAGAAGCACTGGCACGTCTGATGTCGACCATGAAAGAAGCCGCTGCAGGCAAACTGGTTCGTACTCTGGCAGCCGTACGCGATGCGAAAGAAGCCGCTTAA
- the tuf gene encoding elongation factor Tu, with the protein MSKEKFERSKPHVNVGTIGHVDHGKTTLTAAITTVLAKTYGGAARAFDQIDNAPEEKARGITINTSHVEYDTPTRHYAHVDCPGHADYVKNMITGAAQMDGAILVVAATDGPMPQTREHILLGRQVGVPYIIVFLNKCDMVDDEELLELVEMEVRDLLSQYDFPGDDTPIVRGSALKALEGEAEWEEKIIELAGHLDTYIPEPERAIDKPFLLPIEDVFSISGRGTVVTGRVERGVIKVGEEVEIVGIKDTAKSTCTGVEMFRKLLDEGRAGENVGVLLRGIKREEIERGQVLAKPGSIKPHTQFESEVYILSKDEGGRHTPFFKGYRPQFYFRTTDVTGTIELPEGVEMVMPGDNIKMVVTLIHPIAMDDGLRFAIREGGRTVGAGVVAKVLG; encoded by the coding sequence ATGTCTAAAGAAAAATTTGAACGTTCAAAACCGCACGTCAACGTCGGTACTATCGGCCACGTTGACCACGGTAAAACTACCCTGACTGCAGCTATCACCACCGTACTGGCAAAAACCTACGGTGGCGCCGCGCGTGCATTTGATCAGATCGATAACGCGCCGGAAGAGAAGGCTCGTGGTATCACCATCAACACCTCTCACGTTGAATATGACACCCCGACTCGCCACTACGCGCACGTTGACTGCCCGGGCCACGCCGACTACGTGAAAAACATGATCACCGGTGCTGCTCAGATGGACGGCGCTATCCTGGTTGTTGCTGCGACTGACGGCCCGATGCCGCAGACCCGCGAGCACATCCTGCTGGGTCGTCAGGTAGGCGTTCCGTACATCATCGTGTTCCTGAACAAATGCGACATGGTTGATGACGAAGAGCTGCTGGAACTGGTTGAGATGGAAGTGCGTGACCTGCTGTCTCAGTACGACTTCCCGGGCGATGACACCCCGATCGTTCGCGGTTCTGCGCTGAAAGCGCTGGAAGGCGAAGCAGAGTGGGAAGAAAAAATCATCGAGCTGGCTGGTCACCTGGATACCTATATCCCGGAACCAGAGCGTGCGATTGACAAGCCGTTCCTGCTGCCGATCGAAGACGTATTCTCCATCTCTGGCCGTGGTACCGTTGTTACCGGTCGTGTTGAGCGTGGCGTAATCAAAGTTGGTGAAGAAGTTGAAATCGTGGGTATCAAAGATACTGCGAAATCTACCTGTACCGGCGTTGAAATGTTCCGCAAACTGCTGGACGAAGGCCGTGCTGGTGAGAACGTTGGTGTTCTGCTGCGTGGTATCAAACGTGAAGAGATCGAGCGTGGTCAGGTTCTGGCTAAGCCGGGCTCCATCAAGCCGCACACCCAGTTCGAATCTGAAGTGTACATTCTGTCCAAAGACGAAGGCGGCCGTCACACTCCGTTCTTCAAAGGCTACCGTCCGCAGTTCTACTTCCGTACTACTGACGTAACGGGCACCATCGAACTGCCGGAAGGCGTTGAAATGGTAATGCCGGGCGACAACATCAAAATGGTTGTTACCCTGATCCACCCGATCGCAATGGACGACGGTCTGCGTTTCGCAATCCGCGAAGGTGGCCGTACCGTTGGCGCGGGCGTTGTTGCTAAAGTTCTTGGCTAA